Within the Molothrus aeneus isolate 106 chromosome 1, BPBGC_Maene_1.0, whole genome shotgun sequence genome, the region aacaggcagtccagggaagtggttgagtcactgtccctggagatattcaaaagtATAAATGTAGCACTTGTAGACACGGttcagtgctgggttaatggttggacttaatgatcttaaaggtcttttccaaactaaatgattctatgatgatGGAGGTGGGAAAGACAGCAAAGAACCATGTTAGTAAAAATAGGCAAAAATCCATCTCACTGGCCAAACACCatctttactgaaaaaaaataaaaaacgaAGCTGGGAGCTATACCTCATGGCCAGTAATAGCATAAGTCATCACAGAGTTGCTTTGAAACAATTTGTTAATTGTAAGGGATTTATTCATTCTTTTAACTTGaaacttttttcttaaaaatgcagATTAAATGCTTCATGCACTAACATCAGCTAAAAGAACTACAACAAGCTAAAAATGAAAGCCAAATAACCCAACACTGGGAAATGCAAAGAGCAACCAGAACAAAATGGTAACTGCACATAACAACTACCAGGCCCATCTCAAGAAGATGCAGCTGTCATTTGGCACAGCAAGGGTGCAGGCAAGGGACCAAATAATCTATCTTAAtcccctctttttctttctcatgctTTGTTTCTAGAGCTTAAATGAgtctgtttggggttttgttttgttttttttttctttaaattaacaACTACTATCACTGCAGATGCTCAGAAAACCCAGAGAAACTCAAGAAATGTGCAAGGTCTTCACAGGCCAACTCTTTATCTCTCTTTCAGAAAGCTTTGGGGCTACTAAATCTCCccacattttaaatattaattatattaaataagAACACTATATTATAATTcttacattaaataaaaattatagtcCTGGGTTGGGGATGATGGCAATCTGGCAATGCTAAGCAGACGGGGCAGTGAGGCTGACAGGTCTTTGCAATCAAGTGCAAGCTTACAGAGAGAAGTTATAGCAAAAATGGataattaaaacatttaatgGGGatagaagcaaagaaaatacaatCATTTTAGGAGAAAATGCACTGTTTGTTTGCTCCTttccagctggagagggaaTCTAGAAGCATCTCATATACCATGTTTACTTTTAATCAAAATGATGAGATACTTCAGGACCACTTGATGGCAAGGACTAGCTGTGGGGATGGTGGCCTCCCTAACTTGCAGAGAACTCCTGAGTACCTGGCCTAGTGAATCACCAAAACCTGGATTCCCCTGCAGGAGAGGTGATGGCCTTCCCAGCAACTCAGCAGTGTGAACCTGGGAGGGAGGCTGGCTACTCCACAAATATGTAACCAGGAGAAGTTCCTTAATTCTGTCTGGACCCATTTCTCAAGGCTTTTATCCCTCCCAACCATTTCCTAGATACTCACGTTTGTCTTTAAGGCCTCCATACATTtgcgcagcttcccaaaggcattGGGACCTGTGTATCTTTCTGGCCCAAAACTGTATTGCTGAATCCAGTTACAACCTTGAGAATACAAAAGCTtttcagggagctgggaaaaaaacaaaaggcaagCTACTCATAACCATAACAAGAAGCAGAGTATAAGGTTATATAAACTTGTCTACATACAATTTACGATGTGGTTCTATCAGCTGTTTGTTCAAttcaaacaacaaaataaatggaCTTTACAATTCAAATGCTACAAAAGAAGATCCACTTAACTGCCAAGTCCTTAAGAAACTTTTAAAACAGggccagccaaaaaaaaaaaaaagatgaaaatatgcTTTGAGCAAAATATATAACCCACACTCTGGAAAAGCTGGATACTTCCAAATTCAGTGAGGCATTTAGGAATACAGACATCTTCCAATCTGCGCACACATCTCTACAGGCAAAAGCTATAGATCTCACCTCCCTGTTACTATCTCCTGATAaagctcctggagctcagggcaggataCCTAACTGCTACTCCAGCaacacagcagctcccaagTGAGCCACTGAACTTTGCATGGATGTGGATGGGGAGGATGCAAATAACTTGTGTTAAGGGAGTGACATGTAGCAGGGTAGCAGTAACATTCATCCATccacttttacttttttttttttaacatcattTAGACTCATGTTCACATTGGTATATTTAGATCAGGGAGTTTTTGCAATTAAATGTAGTTCAATGGGTTTGAAAAACTTCTCTTTGAATTCTGATAATGATTCTCCACTTTGACAGCCAGCATACCACTTTTCACATTGAACACAGCTTCCTTCTGCTGCGCATGGATAGCTAAAATGTGTTAATTTAGGAAATGAATTTTACCTTCAATATATCTCTTTCCTTCATCCACGAAGGAAAAGGAATGCCTTGGCTGAATATCTGAAAAAGCACCGCTCTTATTACACTGTAGTTGTCCCTCCTGACTTGTCTCAGGTATTTGATATGACAGCTCCTAAACAATTCTTCATATGCCtagaaacaaaccaagaaaaattagcaataaaaaatattaaaccttggaaaaaaacccatgttaTTTGAAGTCCAATTCCAAACCACTCATAAGAGGGAGCTAGGGGAACAAGAGAGtatatttttaagatttatatACACAGAAATGTTAAACACCATGTTTTTGTAAACACCTTAGAATGGCGCTGCCCATTAGGAGTGATTCTGCATTCCTTCCAAACACAGCAACTTGTTCAAATCTCTGCGTTGTTGCTACTGTAAACACTCACATGGTCAACCAAATTAGAGCAGATCAGCACAGATTTAACCTCAACCATTTTAACAATTTGAACTGACATGTGAGATGTAGCAGCAACAGGACAGGAACAAGTATATGGAGAAAACTCCTTTTGGCAAAAACCATCTCCTTACATTGACCTGAATCCATCATGCAACACTGACCTGAGGCAGatctggcagctctgtgctgaagTGGATGGCCCTTGGTCCAGCTACACACTCTGCATTACCACTGGCTGCCATCTGAGCCCTTGCTGAGACAATTCTGAGCAACAGACTTGCAGAGAATTGGAGGGAGAGGACTGTACAAGTCCCACAGGCTGCTCCATCACTTCCAGTTTGCCTCCTGAAGGGGGCAGCAGGACGGTCTCAATTCCTCATCCTTGGTTTATCTTGGTTACTCCCTCACTCCATCCCACCACCACTTCTCAGCTGCACTCTGTCCCCTTACCCTTACTGAGATAGTAAGCCTATTAAACTCTTTCTGCTGAGGGAGtttcctgctgcttcagcaAGCTTGAGGGCCTCAGAGAAGCCTCTTTCTAGATGACCTCCCTTATCAGCTCACCATCTAGGTGTACCACATCCAAAAGAGGACAGGAGCCAGCTAAAAAGAGGAGAAGGACTGCTTAGCTAGGACAAGGAGAGAAAGGGGGAGAGACAAGACAAACATGGGATTGTTCCTTTTGGGAACAAGCAAGCATGATATGCTGGATCTCACAAGACCTAATCCTAAAACGTGCTCCTTACCATGGCAACTTCTACATGATGCAACCACTGACTGCTCCATACACAGGAGTCTCCTTTTCAGGCCTGGTCATCCAGAAGGCTGATAGATTTTCTAAAAGGCTTTTTGCCCAGTATGGGCTTGCAAATTTATTAGAAGTTTTGCTATCTTTTGTTACTTGCTCCTCCAAATAGTTTTTGCCCTTGTGTGTTGTTCTGTGAACTCttggcactgctgtgctcctgcattTACTGTGGCAAAACTGTATCTTTTCTCTGTTCATCACTTAAATGCAATTCCAATTTTTgaaaactgtctttttttttctacaatgCCTTTATGCTACTGTTTATCCTTACCAGCTTCTTTTCACCCTTTGAGTCCTTCTTGGTATGCATTTGCTCTGAGATTCCGATACCATGACCAAAAGCCAATACATGAGTATTATTGGCAAATACACCAGTGCAGTTGAACTGCCTGTCTTGCCAGCAGCGCCCTGAGCAGGGGAAGAGAAGACACCGGCACAGAagcacctgggctggggtgcagagctggagcagagggactGTACCCAAAGGCATGGGATAGCCACCATCCAGCACCCCAGCCccctgcctgctgggcagcacCCAAGCTGGCACAGGTTAgatgccagctcctgccctgcctgccaccagctgcagctgatgATGCTGGAGAGGGGAAGGCTGCCAAGCATGGACCGTCAGAGCTTGGAAGAGAAATGGATGTGGTGCTTCCTTCCTCCCTGGAGTAAGAGTTTTTACCTTAAATCAAAGGTTGGCCAAGTAACAGCGCCTAAGATCACATTATTTGGGCGTTAGCACTGGGGATGATTTTTCCTGTCAAGGTTGCTGGTGCTAGAAGAGGGAATTTAGAATAAATACAAGACTAAAACTTGATCTACATTTTGACCTGCACTGCTGCATTCCTTATTTAGACCTATGTTTGTGCTGtcccttttgcttttcatttcactAGCCAGTGCAGCAGGCATtcatggctgctgcagctgtttgtGCTGAGAGTGCTACTCCTTTCCCAGGTGCTGGTTCTCCCCTGTCCTCGTGCAGAgattaaaatttaattcttaCCTCCCTCATCTGTTTGGCCTgctttgtttctcctttccatTCTCTTGCACTATAACCAAGTAGATCAACTTCTGGCAGCACACTGAGATTCCCTAAATTGAGATTGATTCACAGATTAGTTATGTTCTGCTGTTCTGCATCTAAAGGGAAGTTGTGAGGGTCATTAATGAATGTGGAGTGACAACAAAAAGCTTACTTATGAGTTGCCTCTGAAGGTAGTTGCTCCACCTGAAACACAAATGATGGAACAGGCGTCAACGAGGAGGTGTTGAAGGTCAGTATTTACTGAAATAAGCAACAGTGTGGAAGATTAAAGTTTGCATAATAAAAACCTACCGTTTCAGCAGCTGTGCTAAAAAGCTGTAGAGCCTTCTACAATACCAAAAAAGAGCAGTGAGGAAGGACATGCTTAACATTAGCTGCACTTTCACTTTTTGCCACATGAGACACAGGGATTCCTTGCTGGCTGTTTTCCAGGACCACACCTCATGCCTTCCTAAAACAGGGatga harbors:
- the OTULINL gene encoding inactive ubiquitin thioesterase OTULINL isoform X2; translation: MWQKVKVQLMLSMSFLTALFWYCRRLYSFLAQLLKRWSNYLQRQLIRNLSVLPEVDLLGYSAREWKGETKQAKQMREAYEELFRSCHIKYLRQVRRDNYSVIRAVLFQIFSQGIPFPSWMKERDILKLPEKLLYSQGCNWIQQYSFGPERYTGPNAFGKLRKCMEALKTNWAEISATRDHEERGSMCNTLFSDESKEYKLYEAIKFIMLYEVVEAYEQIKSRDKPVHNLFSLLFARDSSSDPLSFMMNHLNSIGDSISLDQVDLFLLGYLLEVKIRVYRLHRFNTEEFQVKYPDEYRREWNEISLLTEDDHYYHIPLFRT
- the OTULINL gene encoding inactive ubiquitin thioesterase OTULINL isoform X4 — encoded protein: MYTCVSCLSLLYEGRHEVWSWKTASKESLCLMWQKVKVQLMLSMSFLTALFWYCRRLYSFLAQLLKRWSNYLQRQLIRNLSVLPEVDLLGYSAREWKGETKQAKQMREAYEELFRSCHIKYLRQVRRDNYSVIRAVLFQIFSQGIPFPSWMKERDILKLPEKLLYSQGCNWIQQYSFGPERYTGPNAFGKLRKCMEALKTNWAEISATRDHEERGSMCNTLFSDESKEYKLYEAIKFIMLYEVVEAYEQIKSRDKPVHNLFSLLFARDSSSDPLSFMMNHLNSIGDSISLDQVDLFLLGYLLEVKIRVYRLHRFNTEEFQVKYPDEYRREWNEISLLTEDDHYYHIPLFRT
- the OTULINL gene encoding inactive ubiquitin thioesterase OTULINL isoform X3, with product MTGIQSLVIKLLQTTEYWERPRRHEVWSWKTASKESLCLMWQKVKVQLMLSMSFLTALFWYCRRLYSFLAQLLKRWSNYLQRQLIRNLSVLPEVDLLGYSAREWKGETKQAKQMREAYEELFRSCHIKYLRQVRRDNYSVIRAVLFQIFSQGIPFPSWMKERDILKLPEKLLYSQGCNWIQQYSFGPERYTGPNAFGKLRKCMEALKTNWAEISATRDHEERGSMCNTLFSDESKEYKLYEAIKFIMLYEVVEAYEQIKSRDKPVHNLFSLLFARDSSSDPLSFMMNHLNSIGDSISLDQVDLFLLGYLLEVKIRVYRLHRFNTEEFQVKYPDEYRREWNEISLLTEDDHYYHIPLFRT